The window NNNNNNNNNNNNNNNNNNNNNNNNNNNNNNNNNNNNNNNNNNNNNNNNNNNNNNNNNNNNNNNNNNNNNNNNNNNNNNNNNNNNNNNNNNNNNNNNNNNNNNNNNNNNNNNNNNNNNNNNNNNNNNNNNNNNNNNNNNNNNNNNNNNNNNNNNNNNNNNNNNNNNNNNNNNNNNNNNNNNNNNNNNNNNNNNNNNNNNNNNNNNNNNNNNNNNNNNNNNNNNNNNNNNNNNNNNNNNNNNNNNNNNNNNNNNNNNNNNNNNNNNNNNNNNNNNNNNNNNNNNNNNNNNNNNNNNNNNNNNNNNNNNNNNNNNNNNNNNNNNNNNNNNNNNNNNNNNNNNNNNNNNNNNNNNNNNNNNNNNNNNNNNNNNNNNNNNNNNNATATATAAAGTAATGGGGAAAGGAGAGAAAATGACGCTGTTAGGTAGGGCACTGCGGAATCGCCATAATCAAATGATTCAACCATTGAAAGAGAAAGTTTGATTTTACGTGAAGCAGAATAAGAAGGTTCTGGAATCTGTTACTGATTTAGAAGCTGTGATTGCACAAACTGATGAAGCTCACCGACTTTATGCTGACCTTATTCCTCCCGTTaatcttctccttaatctctaagttttctttattatagTACTAAATAGAGTATGTAATGTTGGTATCAGTAATGTTGAGATTAGTTATGAGGAGTTATGGGGAAAGGAGAGAAAATGTCGTGGTTAGGTAGGGCATTGGTGAAGCACCGTGATCAAATGAGTCAGCAATCGAAAGAGAAAGGTTGATTTTATGGAAGCAGAATAAGAAGGTTCTAGAATCTGTTATTGAGCTAACTGATGAAGCTCATCGCCTTTAGGCTGACCTTAATCCTCCCGTCAATCTTCTTGTTAATTTGCAAGtttcatttcaattaaattttcttttttggtacTTTTTTTAGCGTGTATACATAGATTATACACGAGCCATTTGTTTGAGTGTATTAGAGAAGTACTGAATAGAGTGTATTAGTAATTTCGAGATTAATTATGATGGAATTAGATATTCGGGGCGATTTCCCATCCATTATTTGGTTTAATTTGATGTATTAAATCTTTTTTGGTGCTTTTTCTAGCTAGTATGCATAAATTATACACGGGTTGTTTGGTAGTGTATAAGAGAAAGTACTGAATAGGGTGTACTTGTAATGCCGATATTAGTAAGGTTGAAATTAGCTATGCGGGGCTATTTACTATTCACTGCTCTCTCAGTTTCATTTTACTTCGTCCGAGCTGACTTGGCACACCCGTTAAGAAAGTTTTAATTAGAGATGTATTTACGAAACTAACCCATATTTTGGAACTCTAAATTTGACTATTATTACTTTATGTGccccctccgtcccattttagtTGTCCACTTTTCCTTTTACACATatattaagaaatcataaatgaGAAGGTGGTTTACTAATTCACTCCTTAAGAAACTTTTTTGGGACTTTACAAACAAGTGTTCACGctttcaaaaagaaatttattgtaaggttaatatgggaaaaatttaattaattctcTCTTGATTTAGTAAGGTAGAAAACTAATATGTGACAACTAATTTTAGTAAGGTGGATAACTAATATGGGACAACTATTTTTAGTAAGCGGACAGCTAAAATGGAACTGAGGGAGACAGGGAGTAGTTATTTAGTACTAAGGGTACAAAgggaaaaatataacaaaattctcttgatttcattaaTTGGACTAGTAAATTGAAACAACCATCTTTAGTATAGGgatcaagtaaaatgaaacggagggagtagttgatttgatttgatgtatttaaaGACAGTTCTGTCCCTACCCATGCTTATTGATGTATTGCTAGTATCATGGCTTGCTATGTATTAATTGTTTATACCGTATAATACTCAACAGTGTGTATGCATGATACATGTATTTGTTATACATAGGCTAAAAATCCTACTAAACAATGCATTAACTAATACATACCATGACTAATATATTTTACCAAACTACCCCTATGTgttacacaacaacaacaacaataacaaacccagtgtattcccacaaagtgggaccCGTATGTGTTACACATTAGCCAGAATCACACTGTTTGTTGCCTGCTGAAAAATAGCAATTAATTTTCATTAACAAACAGATTTAATCAACACTAAAGATGGGTAGTGAAATAATCACATTCTTTGTATGGATGATCTAAAATTATTAGTTGAGCACATTCTTGATTTGGACAATCTAAAATTACCACCCCGAAAACCtcaattaaagatttttttttcttatatatctatataatatccaGAAGCAATGAAGCTAATTATAATATCCAAACTTTTAAAATCAAAATGAGAACTTTCAAGTGcaatttttactttctttttctcgTTTTTCTTCTTTATATGCTTATTTTTGGATCATGTTCTTTAGCAAGAAGAGTTCATGTACATGTTATAAATAGGCTTCCAGATGGATTTCCAATGACTATCCATTGTCAATCTCGTGacaatgacttaggacaatcaatagTGGAAGTTGGTGATGAAGTTAATTGGAGTTTTAGAATTAATTTCTGGGGCACTACTCTATTTTATTGCGAGGTTCAATGGGGGAGTGATAGTTCCATTTGGTACCATTTTGACGCCTACGATGACGATAGGGACTTTCAACGGTGTCGATCGGAATGCCTGTGGATGATCTCACGAGAAGGATTTTTGTATGGCTATGATCAAGAGCGTGAATACTGGGAATTGTTTGCCTTCACAAAGCATGAATTCTCTTAACGACACATATTGCCCTTGCATGTTGTTCAAAGATTACAGTTTTTTCATGTTTGAAACAGGAACCAATTGTTATGTCCAACTTAGTTGACATGTTTTGTATATGTGCTCTAGGCATGTGTGATCTCAAAGGTCAGTTAGAACTTGAAGGCAATCATTATCGTCCGAGTTCTGGCTTTCAGCGAGATTAATTTCCTTGGTTTTACTGGCTATTTGACTTTTTTCTCTTAATAAAAATGTGATATTGCACCGTATAGCACTAAAAACACTAAATTTCTGATAGACCAgtgttatcaaaagcaaaaagcGAAAAACAGCTCCAAGGGAAAGCTTTAAGCGCAAATCAAGTGTGGCTTTAATGAAAAAAGGCACAAAGGGagaaaagatacaaatatatatgtttaaTCCTAAACTAATGATTCTAAGCacgaatgacaaatatatgaacaaataaattaaaaaaaaaaaatgcaatgaagtgaaatatcaattgtttagtgttgCCTCTTCAGAAAAGGCTCATTGGAAATGAAAAGTATGCCTTCGAACCTTGGTGATGACACTGAAGTGCATATTAAGCAAGGCGAAGCACTCAACACGTTTTGAGCCTCGCTTCAGGGCTTAAGCGCGCCTTTGTTAACGCTGGGATGGATAAAATTCAACATATTAGGTTGGAGTTCAAAAATTCTTCTTGCGTGTGAAACTTCAACACGGTATGATGGAGTTTGAACTTTTACATTTGAAACTCCACACAATGTGCCGAAGTTCGAAAACTCTCTATATGTGAAACTCCAGTGTGATGTAATgaataaatgataatattttgtAAGTGATGCATTATATAAATAAATGGGAAAGACATTGTTTGTATTAAGTACTTAATGTGTTCGACCAATAACTAGGAATGGGCATACACTGGCCTCAAACTCAGTAGTTGAAATTTTGGAGATAAAATATCATATGTAGGCGAGTAGCAATGACTACAATATTTCAgataaattaaaagagaaaaatattattagttaaaaaataaagctaCAATTAAAAGATGTCCAACCTCAGAAAATAACTCTCATTTTTATGGCCAATAACTAtatctaagaagaagaaggaggagaaggaggaggaggaggtaAAAGATGTCCAACCTCAGAAAATAACTCTCATTTTTATGGCCAATAACCTCAGAAAATAACTCTCATTTTTATGGCCAATAACTATAtcgaaggaggaggaggagggagTCTATTTTTCGTGTTCcttttatatatttgtaattatACTAGATATTACTTTCTTTGAACTTACATGCGTCCAtcaacaaattcaaaattttatgtgTATGAGTTTTGAATTCTAGTCCTTTTGAGTTACCTATGCATGATATTCTTCCCTCATTACTGATGACAGCAGGTAGTGGATTCTTTTCCCGTCTCTTAGTCTTGTAAGTTTTTCAAGGACTCACTTGAGGGGGCTATCCTGTTATTCTTGCATAGTCATTGGTTCATTACACCACAGATGTTTGTACCTAAATTTGAAGCCATACGATTTCCGGATTCTCCAGTTCAAAAGTTTCTTGTCTGAAGGCTTCTATAGCTAATGAACTGTAGTAAACTAGTTGTGAAGGAATCTCAAGGACTTTTCCTGAAGGGCATCATGTAGGTAGATAACCAGAATCGCAGAGGTTCATTGATCCAGAAGGAAGTATCCATTAATATATGCGACTGTGTTTTAACTCTAAGTGAGAGATCCACTTATGTAAAAACCTTGAGGAATGCCTTGATTGGTGTAGAGGAAGTTGTGAATTTGTAAGGAAGTTGAGCAGTAACACATTTGATATGGACATCAGAGGAAATCCGCCTAAGTCTTACATATTCAGGGAATCGGAAGTGAAACATATCTCAGTCAAAAGTTGTTGTGATACAGGGTTTCCCCTTCTTGTTTTATTTCAGTGTTGCGTATCTTTGTTCATTTTGCCTGAACTCTTGTAATCAGTCAACACTGCATGAGCAAAACTATTGTGGTCTCTGGAATGGCGGTGCTGTTTTGAAGTTGAAACTAATGTAAATGATAAAGTTTCTAATTATGTGTCATGGTCAACCCTGTAAAAGTTGGTCATTTGGATGATCTTCTCCTCAGTCTCAGTATTCACAGTTGTGGTAACGTTTCCATGGAGTATGCTACATGGAGATCCAAAAACAAATGGTTTCATCTGTGAGAAACTGTTTGTGTGCTATTTCACTTCTCATCTTTAACCTGGCCTTTTTGCTGATGTTTTTCCGTTGCTTTTGCTTATTTCGCAACTCTATGTATTAGTGTCCTATCCAACGGAAAGATTACATACCTTTTACACTGCTGCTGGTTGTGTCTGACTTTGTTGTAATAGGGACTCTGGGTCTAGTACTAGTGATCTGACACCTGAAGAAAGAAAGGAGCTACAGAAGAAAGAGGAGGATTTACATGCTAGTAGCCTTCGTGTTCCACGCAGGTATTTGTCGTTCCCCCGGTCTAtctctctcttttaaaaaaaatctggTGCTCTATGTAGTATCCTGGTCAAAGGTTCTGAAGTTGTTCTTTTTCAGGCCACCTTGGAATACTAGAATGTCAGTAGAAGAGCTTGATGTCAATGAAAGACAAGCTTTTCTAGCTTGGCGGCGGAATCTTGCAAGGTCAGTTCTATGCATGTTTATTGATATTCTTGCTTTACTCTCTTTTAGGGGAGGGGCAAGGACTTTGAGCGTTATAAATTTAAGATGAATGTTTAATATATGTTGCGTTCATTCTCATATGGAAACTGCTTATATTCAATGTTAGTTGTAAGTTACTATGGATCTTTTTTTTATGGTGAAGGTAAATGTTGGTTATATGGAAAGTTActagtttcaaaaataaaatgtttgttATATGGGTTATTAtgtaagaaaaacaaaaataagctAGGAAATTGCCTGGTTTACATTCAGAGTATTTGTATCTTCCTCCCAGTTTGTTCGTCAACCATTATTTTCATGTGCACTTAAAAGGCGTAGTTTGTTTGCATCATGTACAGCCAATTCCATCTCGTTATAGTGAAGTATGTGTGATCTGTGATGTAGCTACGACCAGAAAATGTTTCAGTAGTACATTGAGCATTTCAAATCGGCTTTCATCTTTTGTTGGACTACTGCTTAGcatgtgaattttatttttgtacttttttttgcTCTAACAGATCTTAATTTGTATAGGCTTGAGGAGAACGAGAAACTGGTTCTCACCCCTTTTGAAAAGAACCTGGATATCTGGAGACAGCTTTGGAGAGTGGTTGAGCGCAGTGATCTGGTGAGATTTTGGTCATTTGTACCTTTATGATCTTATTCCTTAGAGGATAAGTGTTCTATTGGTAGTTTAACAGTTAGAACCTGGTAATCTACTGGTTCCATCTAATGCTTAATCCTCGTGTAGTTTATTTGATCTAATTGTGCAGACGAGAATACTGAGAGAAACTTTTCTCCAAATTTAAGGTTGCTTTGTTATTAAACATACGAAACTAAAGTTAGATTTCTGGTGAAGAAGCCTGAAAGTGCTTGGTAATCTCAATGTAATAGCATTTCTAGCCTTGTGTTAAAGATACTTTCCCCATGACAAATTGTCTCCGTCAACGTTGTTTAATCTGACCTAGTAATTGGTCCGCAAATGTTTGAGCGATGAAAATTGCGAGGACCTTTAAACTCAATGTTGAATTCTATAGGTGCTTCAATCTGAATAGTCAATTATCCTTCTTAGCCATGCGTTGCTTTCATTCTTTTTTATCACAGTTTCCTCGTGTATATTTGCCCCCCACTAATTTCTGGATTCCCACAGTATTAGTTCACTgattttttagtgaaaagttaAAATGTCATCAACGAGTACCACAGTTCTATTGATTGATTGTATCTTTTGGATTAAGTAGGCAATAATGATACTCTGAACTTCAAAAGCGTCCACTGTTTCCTAACTATTGGACATTATCAGCAATAATGACTATTGAAAATTCCAGCATCAAGTATGCCTGTTCGCTTTGTTGAACATTTTTGACTTGCAAAAGAAGTTCGTGTAGGCAAAGAGCTTGAAAACATGACTGCAGGCCCCTTCACTTAAACCTGTCCTTTCTGGGCTCTTCAACAATAATTTGTCGTACTTCTTTGATCTTTCCTACTAATTATATTCCGCCATTTTATTATGTAGTATGATTTAAGCAAGTGATGTACTagtttaattgagaaaataacACTGGATTTTAATTTGCTACTTGATTGTTTTGGATTGGATGGTTTCCCCTTTTGAATTACTCTCTCTGAATTGGATGGTTCCCTCTTTCTATGGACGTAGTTTTTTAATCTCTTTGGAATATTGCTAATTTTTTCCCCTtcattaatgaaattaattactTCATCAAAATTAGTATTGCTGATTAATTTTACTGATTCTTCGCACTCAGCTTGTAATGGTTGTTGATGCACGAGACCCACTTTTTTATCGCTGTCCTGATCTTGAGGTAAGTATTTCAATTCTTCGCATAAATGGAACTACTACCTTTGAGTGTTAGAACCACTATGATATATTTTCTGTTTGTTTGCTTGGTTATTCACAGTTTGTGACTGCAATTGAAAGACTGTTCAGATATGCGGTTGATATCTTTGTCATACCATTACATGTGGCTGTGCATTCTTTTAATGCGCTACTGTTGAATTATTTTTCTGTATGCTATGTAATGCTTTCTCTATTATTTCTATGTCCTTTTGACTTTTGTATTTGCtttttttcaaattgatttgaTATGCGTTTCTCGAGCCGAGAGTCTTCCGAAAAAAGTCTCTTACCTCCACGAGGGGTAAGGTCTAGTTATTTCCGATTACGTATATCATTAGTTCAAACCGCACTCAAAGCTAGGGCATTTCCCAGCTTTATTTCACCAATAGAGTCACAGGTATCCAACTTATTCATACCTAACGATTTTCCACAAAGTGGTGACGAAACGTATAACTTGCACAAATCTTTCCATTTTCAAATTTTATCCGATCCTACTAATTGATGTTCTTGAGATGCATTTCCTCTAGCTCCCTAGAAAGACATCATATGAACTGGATGGGAACCATATCTGACAAAAGGTTAGGTCCAAATTGGATGttcttatttgtaaagaagaaagtaAATCAAATAGTTATTAAACGTTAGACTTTGGTTGTGCttattacactgggtatgttggtgttgttgttggtctGAATGAAGTTTAAAGAAAAGTTGTTAATGGTTTCATACATAATACTAAAACCTTGATATTTGTGATGCCTCTCTTATTTTACCTGTATCTGTTTCATACAAGTTGTGATAAAGTTATTGCATTGGCCGGGGCAAATTGCAGGCTTATGCACTAGAAGTAGATCAACACAAAAAAACAATGCTTCTTGTTAACAAAGCAGATCTTTTACCCATTTGTATCAGGTCAGTATGCTGATAATATAGTTGCTGTTTCCAATCAGATTTCTTATTTTTGGATGTGCAATTTTATGGTTCTTGCTTTATCTGCAGAAAGAAATGGGCTGAATACTTCCAAAAGCAAGGGATTCTTTTTCTGTTCTGGTCAGCTAAAGCTGCCTCTGCTTCTCCCAGTGCTTCACAAGTACCAACGAGCTCTCAAGAGGCAGGTGATGCTGATACGAAAATATTAGGCAGGGAGGAGCTATTGGCCCGTTTACAGTCTGCAGCAGAGGAGATAGTTTTGACTAGGAATAGGTCAGCTTCCCATGATGATGACAACTTGGCAGCAGATGTTCAATGTAGAAGTGTGATGGTGGGGTTTGTCGGGTATCCTAATGTTGGGAAAAGCTCAACCATTAATGCTTTAGTAGGGGAAAAACGAGCTGGTGTGACATCTACTCCCGGGAAGACGAAGCATTTCCAAACACTCGTGATTTCTCCTAAACTTACTCTGTGTGATTGCCCTGGTTTAGTGTTTCCATCATTCACAAGTTCGAGATATGAGATGATTGCATGTGGTGTTTTGCCAATTGACCGGATCACTGAGCATCGAGAGGCTGTACAGGTGGTGGCAAATCGAGTCCCTAGAAAAGTTATCGAGGATGTCTACAACATATCTCTGCCGAAACCAAAGCCATATGAGCCACAGTCTCGCGCACCTACTGCTGCAGAACTTTTAAGAGCATACTGTGCCTCTCGTGGTTATGTTGCTTCTAGCGGATTGCCTGATGAAACAAGAGCAGCACGTCAGATGTTGAAGGATTATGTTGATGGTAAGCTACCACACTTTGAAATGCCTCCAGGAGAATTAGACGATGAAGCTAGTGAAGAGGACGAAGAAGTTACAGAGGATGTTGATGGACCTAGAATGTCTGGTTCTGACTCCTCTAATGATGATGAGGAAGAGGATGAAGACGAAAATGCACGTCTCGATCATGTTCTGAGTGATTTGAGTACGTTTGATATGGCCAATGGACTTGCTTCTAATGAAGCATCTCGTAAAAAGAAGCCCTCAACTGCGCCCCATAAACAACATAAGAAAACACAGAGAAAGAAAGACAGGTCATGGAGGGTCCAGAACGGTGAAGGTGATGGGATGCCAGTAGTAAGAGTCTTCCGGAAAGCAGCAAATACTGGGCCTGTAAACATGCGGTAAGGTGTCAATGGAAGTTGCTTGTACCTAAAGCTCCTTACTGGCTGCAAACTGCAATCAAGTGAAAAAAGGCAAACATGTTGAAAGCCAGATTTTCTGGAAGTTGAGATCCTCAACTCCCACCTCTGTTGCCTTGGGAACCATTGTTTCGTTGCCTATACATTACTGCAAGCGTTATATATTACACGCATATCTTTACGAGGATGGTGCGGTATATATGCTTATTTTTCAAGTAGCACTCTCACTAAGGGAGTTAAAGAGAGAGTCTTATGTACCCACATATTATCTTGCTTTGTTTGAAACCATATGGATTAATGTTGTTCATCTGATCTTATGTGCCTGATGATTCTTCTTTGAACAAGAAACTCTAGTAGA of the Capsicum annuum cultivar UCD-10X-F1 chromosome 11, UCD10Xv1.1, whole genome shotgun sequence genome contains:
- the LOC107847571 gene encoding GTPase LSG1-2 — its product is MGKGDKTSSSSLGRALVKHHNQMIQQSKEKGRFYGKQNKKVLESVTEVTDLEAVIEQTDEAHRLYADLNPPVNLLVNLDSGSSTSDLTPEERKELQKKEEDLHASSLRVPRRPPWNTRMSVEELDVNERQAFLAWRRNLARLEENEKLVLTPFEKNLDIWRQLWRVVERSDLLVMVVDARDPLFYRCPDLEAYALEVDQHKKTMLLVNKADLLPICIRKKWAEYFQKQGILFLFWSAKAASASPSASQVPTSSQEAGDADTKILGREELLARLQSAAEEIVLTRNRSASHDDDNLAADVQCRSVMVGFVGYPNVGKSSTINALVGEKRAGVTSTPGKTKHFQTLVISPKLTLCDCPGLVFPSFTSSRYEMIACGVLPIDRITEHREAVQVVANRVPRKVIEDVYNISLPKPKPYEPQSRAPTAAELLRAYCASRGYVASSGLPDETRAARQMLKDYVDGKLPHFEMPPGELDDEASEEDEEVTEDVDGPRMSGSDSSNDDEEEDEDENARLDHVLSDLSTFDMANGLASNEASRKKKPSTAPHKQHKKTQRKKDRSWRVQNGEGDGMPVVRVFRKAANTGPVNMR